From a region of the Colias croceus chromosome 30, ilColCroc2.1 genome:
- the LOC123704547 gene encoding uncharacterized protein LOC123704547 — MQEHSPLKKKKKVSFNSTQSLCHRCWQRVDHYVQHELEVLPPVPNPDPLPDPDPLPAAIAVPLPQNDAQGSNNRELYVAAYKRAPNTSSHCIFGACGNDDRRRIPKTIKLYMLTTYQLYIPQHARVCREHLQSNMWDELENHCTISHYFTAEHFTDVCNILTTGITSNTQYDFETMVGLNDDSLHFWVGLNGSELESILLQTPSLRAYSDARTILGLYLAKLRTGESNERLANLFKMSRRTLERKLKIARQCLNEEYVPQHLGIDHITREDALRRNLSIPKYLFGNNENTKLIVICDGTYIFIQKSSNFLFQRLSYSLHKFSNLLKPFIITTSDGYIIDILGPYAATTSDATILNSILENEENPLHVFLNQHDVFILDRGFRDAIHNLGMYNYEGHIPPTKDRRATELTTTQANKSRQITICRWVIEVVNGRFKRDYKLLRQDYFNRALLHMFDDFRVCGALINHFHPVICDSERAPAIINRMQGRVHSPNILKEYVEQKRLNRQRISFVRIEDNQIEDFPHLTEEEIILFALGTYQLKLARSYCSEHLRNGIYIIEVYRDEQLNDLAEFNISETNVFLIRINVQSRHVRAREYRGYILIDRDQTGINSIIQYYCTCLTGSRTLGSCAHILSVVWYMSFARHEGFNPPAQYLDSIIVDID, encoded by the exons ATGCAGGAGCATTctccactaaaaaaaaaaaaaaag gtaTCATTCAACAGCACACAATCTCTCTGTCATCGTTGTTGGCAAAGAGTTGACCACTATGTGCAACATGAATTAGAAGTTCTACCACCTGTACCAAATCCAGATCCACTACCAGATCCAGATCCACTACCAGCTGCAATAGCGGTTCCACTTCCACAAAATGATGCACAGGGTTCCAATAATCGCGAACTGTATGTAGCTGCGTATAAAAGAGCACCAAACACATCAAGTCACTGCATATTTGGTGCTTGTGGGAATGATGATCGCCGGCGTATACCAAAAACAATCAAGCTGTATATGTTAACTACATATCAGTTGTACATTCCTCAACATGCACGAGTATGCAGGGAACATTTACAGAGTAATATGTGGGATGAATTGGAGAACCACTGCACAATTTCTCATTATTTTACAGCAGAACATTTCACAGACGTGTGTAACATTTTGACTACAGGAATCACATCTAACACGCAATATGATTTCGAGACTATGGTCGGTCTTAATGACGACAGTCTTCATTTTTGGGTAGGACTCAATGGAAGTGAGTTAGAATCCATATTACTGCAAACACCGTCGCTTCGTGCATACAGCGACGCTAGGACCATACTCGGTCTTTACCTCGCGAAGCTACGGACTGGTGAGAGTAATGAAAGGCTTGCAaacctttttaaaatgtctCGACGTACGCTAGAGAGGAAGCTGAAGATTGCAAGACAATGTTTGAATGAAGAGTATGTTCCTCAGCATTTAGGTATTGATCATATCACTAGAGAAGACGCACTACGAAGAAATCTCTCAATACCTAAATACCTCTTCGGAAATAATGAAAACACGAAGTTAATTGTGATTTGCGATGGAacatatattttcattcaaaaaagTTCCAACTTCTTATTTCAAAGATTGAGTTACAGCTTGCATAAGTTTTCCAACTTATTGAAGCCGTTCATAATAACCACTAGTGACGGTTACATAATTGATATTTTGGGTCCATATGCGGCAACAACCAGTGATGCGACCatattaaattctattttGGAAAACGAAGAAAACCCGCTGCATGTTTTCCTTAACCAGCACgatgtgtttattttagacAGAGGATTTCGAGACGCCATACATAATCTGGGAATGTATAACTATGAAGGCCATATACCTCCTACAAAAGATAGACGTGCCACAGAATTAACAACCACCCAAGCCAACAAATCTCgacaaataacaatttgtcGTTGGGTGATTGAAGTTGTCAACGGGCGTTTTAAGCGCGATTATAAACTTCTTCGACAGGATTATTTTAACAGAGCGCTATTGCACATGTTTGATGATTTCAGAGTGTGCGGAGCGTTAATTAACCATTTTCATCCTGTCATCTGTGACAGTGAACGCGCTCCTGCGATAATAAACCGCATGCAGGGAAGGGTACATTCACCGAACATTTTGAAGGAGTATGTGGAGCAAAAGCGTCTTAACCGACAAAGGATTTCTTTTGTACGAATAGAAGATAATCAAATAGAGGACTTTCCACATTTGACTGAGGAAGAAATAATCCTGTTCGCACTGGGCACATACCAGTTGAAACTAGCGAGGTCCTACTGTAGTGAACATTTACGGAATGGCATTTACATAATTGAAGTTTATCGAGACGAGCAATTAAATGACTTGGCAGAATTTAATATCTCTGAAACAAACGTATTTTTGATTAGAATTAATGTTCAATCGCGACATGTGAGGGCGCGCGAGTATCGTGGCTACATACTAATTGACAGAGATCAAACCGGCATCAACTCTATCATACAGTATTATTGTACCTGTTTAACCGGAAGTCGTACGCTGGGAAGCTGTGCGCACATTTTGTCCGTAGTTTGGTACATGAGCTTTGCAAGACACGAAGGATTCAACCCCCCAGCCCAATATTTAGATTCCATTATTGTAGATATagattaa